A window of Rhodococcus sp. SGAir0479 contains these coding sequences:
- a CDS encoding putative quinol monooxygenase — protein MVSAALLVRVEAKRGKEAAVAEFLEGALALVRDEPGTTAWFALRFGPATFGIFDAFPDEAGRQAHLAGRVAEALAARADELFVAHPTITRVDVLASKLPG, from the coding sequence ATGGTCAGCGCAGCACTGTTGGTTCGCGTCGAGGCGAAGCGGGGCAAGGAGGCCGCGGTCGCCGAGTTCCTCGAGGGCGCGCTGGCACTGGTTCGGGACGAGCCCGGCACGACGGCGTGGTTCGCGCTGCGCTTCGGACCCGCCACGTTCGGTATCTTCGATGCCTTCCCCGACGAGGCGGGCCGACAGGCGCACCTCGCGGGCCGGGTCGCCGAGGCCCTCGCGGCCCGCGCCGACGAACTGTTCGTCGCCCACCCCACCATCACCCGGGTGGACGTCCTGGCGAGCAAGCTCCCCGGCTGA
- a CDS encoding LLM class flavin-dependent oxidoreductase → MSIKTFWYLTQADGDFPWSPDGLYPVDGARQIELAKTIDDGGFDGALVATWSNDPFVSATWAASHTTRMKFLVAVYANMIPARLLAEKALTFDAFTGGRLMINSVNGRDNILTKYDMNVEHDRRYELGEQYWADFRRYYREGTESNFPNTPLRIDGPAGHDVPLWGTGDSPAGLANSGKVLDAYLAMLRETSFIEDKFAGARAAAAAAGREFTDFGALSGVIVRPKRDEAMDRFRALFEQAGIDRITDVLDNAVRRRTAGKQDLKTFTARDAQRQGWVDTIVAGKLPEPNDLYLGDGLYAGITAWSPLDIFATGSSAVYYVGAPDEITGHVRELRARTGLTSLILAGWPLIDEAKQVAEHLVPRFADLD, encoded by the coding sequence ATGAGCATCAAGACCTTCTGGTACCTCACCCAGGCGGACGGCGACTTCCCGTGGAGCCCGGACGGGCTCTACCCGGTGGACGGCGCCCGGCAGATCGAGCTGGCGAAGACCATCGACGACGGCGGGTTCGACGGCGCGCTGGTCGCGACGTGGTCCAACGATCCATTCGTCTCGGCGACATGGGCGGCGTCCCACACCACGCGGATGAAGTTCCTCGTCGCGGTGTACGCCAACATGATTCCGGCGCGTCTGCTCGCCGAGAAGGCCCTGACGTTCGACGCGTTCACCGGCGGGCGGCTGATGATCAACTCGGTCAACGGCCGGGACAACATCCTCACCAAGTACGACATGAACGTCGAGCACGACCGGCGGTACGAACTGGGGGAGCAGTACTGGGCCGACTTCCGGCGCTACTACCGCGAGGGCACCGAGTCGAACTTCCCCAACACCCCACTGCGGATCGACGGGCCCGCCGGTCACGACGTGCCGCTGTGGGGGACGGGCGACTCGCCGGCCGGCCTGGCGAACTCGGGGAAGGTGTTGGATGCGTACCTCGCGATGCTGCGCGAGACGTCCTTCATCGAGGACAAGTTCGCCGGGGCACGCGCCGCCGCGGCGGCCGCCGGCCGCGAGTTCACCGACTTCGGGGCACTGTCCGGTGTGATCGTCCGGCCCAAGCGGGACGAGGCGATGGACCGGTTCCGGGCACTGTTCGAGCAGGCCGGGATCGACCGGATCACCGACGTCCTCGACAACGCGGTTCGCCGCCGGACCGCCGGCAAACAGGACCTGAAGACCTTCACGGCGCGCGACGCGCAGCGGCAGGGCTGGGTCGACACCATCGTGGCTGGCAAGCTCCCGGAGCCGAACGACCTCTACCTCGGCGACGGCCTGTACGCCGGGATCACCGCGTGGTCCCCGCTCGACATCTTCGCCACCGGGTCGTCGGCGGTCTACTACGTCGGTGCCCCCGACGAGATCACCGGGCACGTCCGGGAACTGCGGGCCCGGACCGGTCTGACGTCGCTGATCCTGGCCGGCTGGCCGCTGATCGACGAGGCGAAACAGGTGGCCGAGCACCTGGTCCCGAGGTTCGCCGACCTGGACTGA
- the thiM gene encoding hydroxyethylthiazole kinase: MTAAITGDDLAGALDALRARVPLVHSLTNVVSANFLTNVLLAAGASNAHIDNVHEAAGFARIAGGVLVNLGTPDGGTAAAFTLAAEAAHDAGTPWVLDPVGVGGLPWRSGLAVDLLKYRPTVVRGNASEIIALAGLGGDTRGVDSSDDAAAAVPAAVALLDHAQAVSASGPVDHLVGRAADGSVVGVRIAGGSALLPRVTSTGCSLGGLVAAYLAVAPTPLVGLAAAHAHVAVASEIAEEKSSGPGSFAVEYLDALYSVDAATLAARARIDTIDPANEGGNR, translated from the coding sequence ATGACCGCAGCTATCACCGGCGACGACCTCGCCGGCGCACTCGACGCGCTCCGCGCCCGGGTACCCCTCGTCCACTCGCTCACCAACGTCGTCTCGGCGAACTTCCTGACCAATGTTCTGCTCGCGGCCGGCGCGAGCAACGCGCACATCGACAATGTCCACGAGGCGGCCGGGTTCGCCCGCATCGCCGGCGGCGTCCTCGTCAACCTCGGCACGCCCGACGGCGGGACGGCCGCCGCGTTCACGCTCGCGGCGGAGGCCGCTCACGACGCGGGCACCCCGTGGGTCCTCGACCCGGTCGGCGTCGGCGGGCTGCCCTGGCGCAGCGGGCTGGCGGTGGACCTGCTGAAGTACCGGCCCACGGTCGTGCGCGGCAACGCCTCCGAGATCATCGCCCTCGCGGGTCTCGGCGGCGACACCCGCGGTGTCGACAGCTCCGACGACGCGGCAGCGGCGGTGCCCGCGGCCGTCGCGCTGCTCGACCACGCGCAGGCGGTCTCCGCCTCCGGGCCGGTGGACCACCTGGTCGGGCGGGCCGCCGACGGTTCCGTCGTCGGTGTCCGGATCGCGGGCGGCAGCGCCCTGCTGCCGCGCGTGACGTCCACCGGCTGCTCGCTGGGCGGGCTGGTGGCGGCGTACCTGGCGGTGGCGCCCACCCCGCTCGTCGGCCTCGCCGCCGCACACGCGCACGTGGCCGTCGCGTCGGAGATCGCGGAGGAGAAGTCCTCGGGGCCCGGCTCGTTCGCGGTCGAGTACCTCGACGCGCTGTACTCCGTCGACGCCGCCACGCTCGCCGCGCGCGCCCGCATCGACACCATCGACCCGGCGAACGAGGGCGGAAACCGATGA
- a CDS encoding sulfurtransferase: MCELSTAELPLIQAEDLARDLGRPSLVVLDVTVDLAPARFDGDYRPESGAGPWRAAHVPGSRHVDLLTSFSDPGTGLHFSRPTRERFAADVAALGISATTDVVVYDRGSMTWAARFWWLLRSVGIDARVLDGGLAHWQACGLPVESGSAVPAPTPGDGGLVHDYRPVWADRADVLAVSEGRAPGTLVCALAPAQFAGTEQSRYSRRGHIPGSRNLSAKSLLDDTGRVRDVAAVRAAADGVLVGASAPVVVYCGGGVSACLAALGLVLAGYDDVRVYDGSLEEWSADASLPLVTAPGGDQ, encoded by the coding sequence ATGTGTGAGTTGAGTACCGCCGAACTGCCCCTGATCCAGGCCGAGGATCTCGCCCGGGATTTGGGGCGACCGTCTCTGGTGGTGCTCGACGTCACGGTGGACCTGGCCCCGGCCCGCTTCGACGGCGACTACCGGCCGGAGTCCGGCGCGGGACCCTGGCGCGCCGCGCACGTGCCGGGCTCGCGGCACGTCGACCTGCTGACCAGTTTCTCCGATCCCGGCACCGGCCTGCACTTCAGCCGTCCGACGCGGGAACGGTTCGCCGCCGACGTGGCCGCCCTGGGAATCTCGGCCACCACCGACGTCGTCGTCTACGACCGGGGATCGATGACGTGGGCGGCGCGCTTCTGGTGGTTGCTGCGCAGCGTCGGCATCGACGCCCGCGTGCTCGACGGCGGGCTGGCGCACTGGCAAGCGTGCGGTCTGCCCGTCGAATCGGGAAGCGCGGTACCGGCCCCGACGCCCGGAGACGGCGGCCTCGTGCACGACTACCGCCCCGTGTGGGCGGATCGCGCCGACGTGCTCGCCGTCAGTGAGGGACGTGCGCCGGGCACGCTCGTGTGCGCCCTGGCGCCGGCCCAGTTCGCCGGCACCGAGCAGTCGCGGTACTCGCGGCGTGGGCACATCCCGGGCAGCCGGAACCTGTCGGCCAAGAGCCTGCTCGACGACACCGGCCGCGTCCGCGACGTCGCCGCCGTGCGCGCGGCGGCCGACGGCGTGCTCGTCGGGGCGTCCGCGCCCGTGGTCGTGTACTGCGGCGGCGGTGTGTCCGCGTGTCTGGCCGCGCTCGGTCTGGTGCTCGCCGGCTACGACGACGTCCGGGTCTACGACGGATCCCTCGAGGAGTGGTCGGCCGACGCGTCGCTGCCACTCGTGACCGCGCCGGGCGGTGACCAGTGA
- a CDS encoding GntR family transcriptional regulator, with amino-acid sequence MTREDDLADLGVLLPSGTSGRSDQTSKQYLRLRADILDGKFPRGAALHETQLSETYGASRTPIREALNWLAHDGLLERAARGFRVRSGTAEDVIEIYAARVALESEAAGAAALRHTDLDMARLERLHRSCCSTDDEVEARADNFRFHEALWQAAHNSTIMTLLVRLTTQLRIYDSGPPSNYGEPELLNSEHEQILDALRARDEKAAREHMRTHLEHSREQRIRLFANG; translated from the coding sequence ATGACGCGCGAGGACGACCTGGCAGATCTGGGCGTGCTGCTGCCCTCCGGCACTTCGGGACGGTCCGATCAGACGTCCAAGCAGTACCTGCGCCTGCGGGCCGACATCCTCGACGGCAAGTTTCCGCGGGGAGCCGCACTGCACGAGACGCAGCTCAGCGAGACGTACGGCGCCTCGCGCACCCCCATCCGCGAGGCGCTCAACTGGTTGGCCCACGACGGTCTCCTCGAACGCGCGGCCCGCGGCTTCCGGGTGCGGTCGGGCACCGCCGAGGACGTCATCGAGATCTACGCGGCCCGCGTGGCGCTCGAGTCCGAGGCCGCCGGCGCCGCCGCTCTGCGGCACACCGATCTCGACATGGCCCGCCTCGAGCGTCTGCACCGCTCGTGCTGCAGCACCGACGACGAGGTCGAGGCACGCGCCGACAACTTCCGGTTCCACGAGGCGCTGTGGCAGGCGGCGCACAACTCGACGATCATGACGCTGCTGGTGCGGCTGACCACCCAGTTGCGGATCTACGATAGCGGGCCGCCGTCGAACTACGGCGAACCCGAGCTGCTCAACAGCGAACACGAGCAGATCCTCGACGCGCTGCGGGCGCGCGACGAGAAGGCCGCCCGCGAGCACATGCGCACGCACCTCGAGCACAGCCGCGAACAGCGAATCCGCCTGTTCGCCAACGGCTGA